Proteins encoded within one genomic window of Flavobacterium sp. NG2:
- a CDS encoding sodium:proton antiporter, translating to MTIIISLCILLLVAYLFDLTASWTKIPSVILLLLLGWIVREVTFFFDIKVPDLTSTLPILGTIGLILIVLEGSLELELNKSKIGLIKKSVFGALLPLMILAFSLAYVLHYYSNFSFKDCLSNAIPFCVISSAIAIPSVRNLTSSQKEFTIYESSLSDIFGVIFFNFIAYNTSFGMETFGYFSLEILIIIAISFIATILLSFLLNKIDHHIKFVPIILLVILIYEISKIFHLPALIFILVFGLSIGNLDEIKHLKWTEKFRLDLLNKEVAKFKELTIEATFLVRALFFLLFGYLIKTSEILNPDTLIWAVSIVLAIYGLRVIQLYFSKIPLFPLLFVAPRGLITILLFLSISSEQTVHFVNKSLIIQVILLTAITMMIGLMGTAKHREIIIQEKIKAKHSNLDPEKTL from the coding sequence ATGACCATTATAATTTCACTTTGTATTTTACTACTTGTAGCTTATTTATTTGATCTAACAGCATCTTGGACAAAAATACCATCTGTCATTTTATTACTCCTATTAGGATGGATTGTTAGAGAAGTAACTTTCTTTTTTGATATAAAAGTTCCCGACCTTACGTCCACTCTACCTATTCTGGGCACGATTGGATTAATATTAATTGTATTAGAAGGCTCATTAGAATTAGAACTCAATAAATCTAAGATTGGTCTTATTAAAAAATCGGTATTTGGAGCTTTACTTCCATTAATGATTTTAGCATTTTCATTAGCTTATGTACTCCATTATTATAGCAATTTTTCATTCAAAGATTGTTTATCAAATGCGATCCCTTTTTGTGTAATTAGTAGTGCAATTGCCATTCCTAGCGTGAGAAATCTGACTTCAAGCCAAAAAGAATTCACCATATACGAAAGCAGTTTGTCAGATATATTTGGGGTCATTTTCTTTAATTTCATTGCCTATAACACAAGTTTTGGAATGGAAACTTTTGGCTATTTTTCATTAGAAATATTAATTATCATTGCAATTTCATTCATCGCAACTATATTACTTTCCTTTTTATTAAACAAAATTGACCACCATATTAAGTTTGTACCTATCATTCTTTTGGTCATTTTAATTTATGAAATATCTAAAATATTCCACTTACCAGCCCTAATCTTTATCCTTGTATTTGGACTTTCGATTGGGAATTTAGATGAAATAAAACACTTAAAATGGACAGAAAAATTTCGTTTAGACTTACTCAATAAAGAAGTTGCTAAATTTAAAGAATTAACTATCGAAGCTACTTTTTTAGTTAGAGCCTTATTTTTTCTACTTTTTGGTTACTTAATCAAAACTTCTGAAATCCTCAACCCAGACACTTTAATTTGGGCTGTTAGTATTGTCTTAGCCATTTACGGACTAAGAGTGATACAATTATATTTTTCTAAAATACCTTTATTCCCTTTGTTATTTGTTGCACCAAGAGGATTAATTACCATTTTATTATTCCTATCCATAAGTTCAGAACAAACAGTTCATTTTGTAAACAAGTCATTAATTATTCAAGTAATATTACTTACAGCAATCACTATGATGATTGGATTAATGGGCACAGCAAAACACAGAGAAATCATTATTCAAGAGAAGATAAAAGCAAAACATAGCAACCTAGACCCTGAAAAAACACTATAA
- a CDS encoding MarR family winged helix-turn-helix transcriptional regulator, with product MTDKTIDYILRATWQAISRMYNEEALKYGGTMATGFALLSMDKENGTPSTALGPKMGMEATSLTRTLKSMEEKGLIERKKNPEDGRGVLIYLTEEGKKNRAISRENVLKFNETVKQHVSAEKLQHFMEVAETINELIQNKTIFNQTETTENETHN from the coding sequence ATGACTGACAAAACAATAGATTATATCCTAAGAGCTACCTGGCAAGCCATTTCCAGAATGTACAACGAAGAAGCTCTAAAATATGGAGGTACCATGGCCACAGGCTTTGCGCTATTGAGTATGGACAAAGAAAATGGAACTCCCTCTACTGCTTTAGGTCCAAAAATGGGAATGGAAGCAACGAGTTTAACTCGTACTTTAAAATCCATGGAAGAAAAAGGCTTAATCGAAAGAAAAAAAAATCCGGAAGATGGCCGTGGAGTACTTATCTATTTGACGGAGGAAGGCAAAAAAAACCGAGCTATATCTAGAGAGAACGTGCTAAAATTTAATGAAACAGTAAAACAACATGTTTCTGCTGAAAAATTACAGCACTTTATGGAAGTAGCCGAAACAATAAATGAACTCATTCAAAATAAAACTATTTTTAATCAAACCGAAACAACTGAAAATGAAACGCATAATTAA
- a CDS encoding 3-hydroxyacyl-CoA dehydrogenase/enoyl-CoA hydratase family protein, translated as MKRIIKKVAVIGSGIMGSGIACHFANIGVQVLLLDILPKELTESETKKGLTLESPAVCNRIVNEHLANALKSKPSPIYSTKFASRITTGNTTDDMAKIADVDWIIEVVVERLDIKKLVFDQIEQYRTPGTLVTSNTSGIPIHFMSEGRSDDFQKHFCGTHFFNPARYLKLFEIIPGPQTSTEVLDFLTLYGEKFLGKTSVVAKDTPAFIGNRIGIFGIQSLFHLVKAMDLTVEEIDKLTGPVIGRPKSATFRTVDVVGLDTLVHVANGIYENCPEDEQHALFQLPDFINKMMENKWYGSKTGQGFYKKVDNEILTLDLNTLEYRASKKASFATLELTKTIDKPINRFKVLVKGTDKAGEFYRKSFSALFAYVSNRVPEISNELYKIDDAMKAGFGWENGPFEIWDAIGVQKGIEIMKVEGLEPASWVTDMIASGSDSFYTIKEGATYFYNLPTKSQEKVPGQDAFIILNNIRESKKVWSNSGAIIQDLGDGILNLEFQSKMNTIGGDVLQAINKGIDLAEKEYEGLVIGNQAANFSVGANIGMIFMMAVEQEYDELNMAIKLFQDTMMRVRYSATPVIVAPHGMTFGGGCEMSLHADKVVAAAETYMGLVEFGVGVLPGGGGSKEMTLRASDLFHKNDVELNVLQEYFLTIAMAKVSTSGYEAFDTGLLQKGKDIIVVNKDRQIAEAKKHALLLAEAGYTQPIRRNDVKVLGKQALGMFLVGTDQMVAGKYISEHDKKIANKLAYVMAGGDLSEATLVSEQYLLDLEREAFLSLCTERKTLERIQHMLKTGKPLRN; from the coding sequence ATGAAACGCATAATTAAAAAAGTTGCCGTAATAGGTTCGGGAATTATGGGCTCTGGTATCGCTTGCCATTTTGCCAATATCGGAGTTCAAGTATTGCTACTTGACATCCTCCCTAAAGAGCTTACTGAAAGTGAAACCAAAAAAGGGCTTACCTTAGAATCTCCTGCGGTATGCAACCGAATCGTAAACGAGCATTTGGCGAATGCCTTAAAATCAAAACCCTCTCCTATTTATAGCACCAAATTTGCTAGCCGCATCACTACTGGAAATACCACCGATGATATGGCTAAAATAGCTGATGTCGATTGGATCATAGAGGTTGTTGTGGAACGTTTGGATATCAAAAAATTAGTTTTTGACCAAATAGAACAATACCGTACTCCTGGCACTTTGGTAACCTCTAATACCTCGGGGATTCCTATTCACTTTATGAGTGAAGGCAGAAGTGACGATTTTCAAAAGCATTTTTGTGGCACCCACTTTTTTAACCCTGCGCGATACTTAAAATTGTTCGAAATCATTCCTGGTCCACAAACTTCCACTGAAGTTTTGGATTTTCTAACCCTGTATGGCGAAAAATTCCTTGGAAAAACTTCGGTTGTAGCCAAAGACACTCCCGCTTTTATAGGAAACCGTATTGGAATTTTTGGTATTCAAAGTTTGTTCCATTTGGTTAAAGCAATGGATTTAACCGTCGAAGAAATAGACAAATTAACGGGGCCTGTTATTGGGAGACCTAAGTCGGCTACTTTCCGTACGGTTGATGTCGTTGGATTAGACACCTTAGTACATGTGGCCAACGGAATCTATGAAAACTGTCCTGAGGATGAACAACACGCTTTGTTTCAGCTACCTGATTTCATCAACAAAATGATGGAGAATAAATGGTACGGAAGTAAAACAGGACAAGGATTTTACAAAAAAGTAGATAACGAAATTTTAACACTTGACCTAAACACCCTAGAATATCGAGCTTCTAAAAAAGCCTCTTTTGCCACATTGGAACTCACTAAAACTATAGACAAACCTATCAACCGTTTTAAAGTCCTTGTAAAAGGAACAGACAAAGCGGGAGAGTTCTATAGAAAAAGCTTTTCAGCCCTTTTTGCCTATGTTTCGAATCGTGTACCTGAAATTTCGAATGAACTATACAAAATCGATGATGCCATGAAGGCAGGATTTGGTTGGGAGAATGGACCATTCGAAATTTGGGATGCGATTGGAGTACAAAAAGGAATCGAAATCATGAAAGTCGAAGGTCTTGAACCCGCTTCCTGGGTTACGGACATGATTGCGTCAGGAAGCGACAGCTTTTATACCATAAAAGAAGGTGCTACCTATTTTTACAACCTACCCACAAAATCACAAGAAAAAGTACCTGGACAAGATGCATTTATCATTCTGAACAACATTCGCGAAAGCAAAAAAGTATGGAGCAATAGTGGCGCTATTATCCAAGACTTAGGAGACGGAATCTTAAATTTAGAATTCCAATCCAAGATGAATACCATTGGTGGTGATGTTTTACAAGCAATCAATAAAGGAATTGACCTAGCCGAAAAAGAATACGAAGGATTAGTCATTGGAAATCAAGCCGCTAATTTTTCAGTTGGAGCCAATATCGGAATGATTTTCATGATGGCTGTTGAGCAGGAATATGACGAGTTAAATATGGCTATTAAACTATTCCAAGATACTATGATGCGCGTACGTTATTCCGCTACACCAGTTATCGTTGCGCCCCACGGAATGACTTTTGGTGGAGGATGTGAAATGAGTTTACACGCTGACAAAGTAGTAGCCGCAGCTGAAACTTATATGGGATTGGTGGAATTTGGCGTAGGCGTTTTACCTGGTGGTGGTGGTTCTAAAGAAATGACTTTGAGAGCCTCTGATTTGTTCCACAAAAACGATGTTGAACTGAATGTCTTACAAGAATATTTTCTAACCATTGCGATGGCCAAAGTATCTACTTCAGGTTATGAAGCTTTTGATACAGGTTTACTACAAAAAGGAAAAGATATTATTGTAGTTAACAAAGACCGCCAAATCGCAGAAGCTAAAAAGCATGCGTTACTATTAGCCGAAGCTGGTTACACACAACCCATCCGCCGAAACGATGTAAAAGTTTTAGGAAAACAAGCTTTAGGAATGTTCTTAGTAGGTACAGACCAAATGGTAGCTGGGAAATACATCTCAGAACATGATAAAAAAATTGCCAACAAACTGGCTTATGTCATGGCTGGGGGTGATTTGTCAGAAGCAACTTTGGTATCAGAACAGTATTTATTGGATTTAGAACGCGAAGCTTTCTTATCCCTTTGTACCGAAAGAAAAACACTAGAACGAATTCAGCATATGTTAAAAACAGGGAAACCGCTTCGTAATTAA
- the tnpA gene encoding IS200/IS605 family transposase, giving the protein MANTYSQIYIQIVFAVKGRENLIKKENREELHKFITGIVSNREQKLLAIFAMPDHVHILVGMKPNISISDLVRDIKSGSSKFINDNKWINGKFNWQEGYGAFSYSKSNIDNVIKYILNQEEKHKTTSFKQEYYSFLEKFNIDYDDKYLFDWIE; this is encoded by the coding sequence ATGGCAAACACCTATTCACAAATTTATATCCAAATTGTCTTTGCTGTAAAAGGGAGAGAAAATTTGATAAAAAAAGAAAACCGAGAAGAATTACATAAATTTATTACGGGTATCGTTTCGAATAGAGAACAAAAATTATTAGCCATTTTTGCAATGCCTGACCATGTTCATATTTTAGTTGGAATGAAACCTAATATTTCGATATCGGATTTGGTAAGAGATATTAAATCAGGTTCGTCTAAATTTATCAATGACAACAAATGGATTAACGGTAAATTTAACTGGCAAGAAGGATACGGAGCATTCTCTTATTCTAAAAGTAACATCGACAATGTTATAAAATACATTTTGAATCAAGAAGAGAAACATAAAACAACATCATTTAAACAAGAATATTATTCCTTTTTAGAAAAATTCAATATTGATTACGATGACAAATACTTATTTGATTGGATTGAATAA
- a CDS encoding acetyl-CoA C-acyltransferase, protein MKQAYIVAAYRTAVGKAPKGVFRFKRPDELAAETIEHMMKDLPNFDKTRIDDVMVGNAMPEAEQGLNVARLISLMGLKIEEVPGVTVNRYCASGIETIGMATAKIQTGMADCIIAGGAESMSYIPMGGYKPTPDYAVAKEGNEDYYWGMGLTAEAVANQFKVSREDQDEFAYNSHMKALKAQAEGKFDNQIVPITVEQTFINGKGKKETSSYIVNKDEGPRADTSREVLAKLRPVFAADGSVTAGNSSQMSDGAAFVLIMSEEMVKELNLEPIARLVSYASAGVEPRIMGIGPVKAIPKALKQAGLQQKDIDLIELNEAFASQSLAVIRELGLNPDIVNVNGGAIALGHPLGCTGAKLSVQLFDEMKRRGNKYGMVTMCVGTGQGAAGIYELL, encoded by the coding sequence ATGAAACAAGCCTATATAGTAGCCGCCTACCGAACCGCAGTTGGGAAAGCCCCAAAGGGAGTTTTCCGATTCAAACGTCCAGATGAATTAGCGGCTGAAACTATCGAACACATGATGAAAGACCTACCTAATTTTGACAAAACTCGTATTGATGATGTCATGGTGGGAAACGCTATGCCTGAGGCGGAACAAGGTTTAAATGTCGCTCGTTTGATTTCTTTAATGGGATTAAAAATAGAAGAAGTACCTGGTGTGACTGTAAATCGCTACTGCGCTTCTGGTATCGAAACCATCGGAATGGCAACGGCAAAAATACAAACTGGAATGGCTGATTGTATCATTGCGGGTGGTGCCGAGAGTATGAGTTACATTCCAATGGGAGGTTACAAACCTACTCCTGATTATGCTGTTGCAAAAGAAGGAAACGAGGACTATTACTGGGGAATGGGATTAACGGCTGAAGCTGTAGCCAATCAATTTAAAGTTTCCAGAGAAGACCAAGATGAGTTTGCTTACAACTCTCATATGAAAGCTTTAAAAGCGCAAGCCGAAGGAAAATTTGACAACCAAATCGTCCCGATTACTGTGGAGCAAACTTTTATTAATGGAAAAGGTAAAAAAGAAACCTCATCCTATATCGTCAATAAAGACGAAGGACCTAGAGCCGATACCTCAAGAGAAGTATTAGCAAAATTGCGTCCCGTTTTTGCAGCCGACGGAAGTGTTACCGCTGGAAATTCCTCCCAAATGAGTGATGGAGCTGCTTTTGTTTTGATTATGAGTGAAGAAATGGTCAAAGAATTAAACCTTGAGCCTATAGCGCGTTTGGTGAGTTATGCCTCTGCAGGTGTTGAACCTCGTATTATGGGAATTGGCCCTGTCAAAGCAATTCCAAAAGCACTAAAACAAGCAGGATTGCAACAAAAAGACATTGACCTAATTGAATTAAACGAAGCTTTTGCCTCACAATCGTTAGCGGTCATAAGGGAATTAGGACTTAATCCAGATATTGTCAATGTAAATGGTGGTGCTATTGCCTTGGGCCATCCTTTAGGATGTACGGGCGCCAAACTATCGGTTCAATTGTTTGACGAAATGAAACGCCGTGGTAACAAATACGGTATGGTCACCATGTGTGTGGGTACTGGTCAAGGTGCTGCAGGAATTTATGAACTATTATAA
- a CDS encoding acyl-CoA dehydrogenase family protein, whose protein sequence is MSNKTRGGQFLVKETKCEDIFTPEDFNEEQIMMRDSVKEFVDKELWAHKIRFEQKDYKYTEECMKKAGDLGFLSISVPEAYGGMGMGFVDTVLVCDYISGATGSFSTAFGAHTGIGTMPITLYGTEEQKQKYVPKLATGEWFGAYCLTEPGAGSDANSGKTKAVLSEDGTHYKITGQKMWISNAGFCQLFIVFARIGDDKNITGFIVENDPNNGITMNEEEHKLGIRASSTRQVFFNETVVPVENMLSERGNGFKIAMNALNVGRIKLAAACLDAQRRVISGSVKYANERVQFNTAISQFGAIRYKLAEMATSCYAGESATYRAAKDIEYRIAIREAEGGSHQESELKGVEEFAIECSILKVAVSEDIQNCADEGIQIFGGMGFSEDTPMESAWRDARIARIYEGTNEINRMLSVGMLIKKAMKGHVDLLGPATKVGEELLGIPSFDAPDYSELFAEEKEMIAKLKKVFLMVAGSAVQKYGPDLDSHQQLLLAAADILIEIYMAESTILRAEKSAKKEGEEKVKEQIAMAQLYLYKAVDIVIQRGKESIISFAEGDEQRMMLMGLKRFTKYTNMPNIVALRHTIATKLIKENQYCF, encoded by the coding sequence ATGAGTAACAAAACAAGAGGAGGTCAATTCCTAGTCAAAGAAACAAAATGTGAAGACATCTTCACTCCTGAGGATTTTAACGAAGAACAAATCATGATGCGCGACTCTGTAAAAGAGTTTGTCGATAAAGAACTTTGGGCACATAAAATCCGATTTGAACAAAAGGATTATAAATACACCGAAGAATGCATGAAAAAGGCAGGTGACTTAGGATTCCTGAGCATTTCTGTACCTGAGGCCTATGGTGGAATGGGAATGGGATTTGTAGATACAGTTCTTGTTTGTGATTATATATCGGGAGCCACGGGTTCGTTTTCCACGGCTTTTGGAGCACATACAGGAATTGGAACCATGCCAATTACTTTGTATGGAACCGAAGAACAAAAACAAAAATACGTTCCTAAACTGGCTACCGGTGAATGGTTTGGTGCTTATTGCTTAACAGAACCAGGTGCGGGTTCGGATGCTAATTCAGGGAAAACGAAAGCCGTTTTGTCGGAAGACGGGACGCATTACAAAATCACAGGTCAAAAAATGTGGATTTCCAATGCTGGTTTTTGTCAGTTATTTATCGTTTTTGCCCGAATTGGAGATGATAAAAACATCACCGGTTTCATTGTAGAAAACGATCCAAATAACGGCATTACCATGAATGAAGAGGAACACAAGCTTGGTATTCGTGCCTCCTCAACCCGTCAGGTGTTTTTCAATGAAACGGTTGTGCCTGTTGAAAACATGTTATCCGAAAGAGGAAATGGTTTCAAAATTGCGATGAATGCCTTAAATGTAGGCCGAATCAAACTAGCCGCTGCCTGCTTAGATGCACAAAGAAGAGTTATTTCAGGCTCTGTAAAATATGCTAACGAAAGAGTGCAATTTAATACCGCCATTTCACAATTTGGCGCCATCCGATACAAATTAGCCGAAATGGCAACGAGTTGTTATGCAGGCGAAAGTGCTACTTACAGAGCGGCCAAAGATATTGAATACAGAATAGCTATTCGGGAAGCTGAGGGCGGTTCACACCAAGAATCAGAATTAAAAGGTGTCGAAGAATTTGCTATCGAATGTTCGATATTAAAAGTAGCAGTGTCCGAAGACATTCAAAACTGTGCTGACGAAGGAATCCAAATTTTTGGAGGAATGGGATTCTCCGAAGATACTCCAATGGAAAGCGCCTGGCGTGATGCTCGTATTGCCCGAATTTACGAAGGGACTAACGAAATCAACCGTATGTTATCAGTTGGGATGTTGATTAAGAAAGCCATGAAAGGGCATGTAGATTTATTAGGTCCTGCTACTAAAGTAGGTGAAGAATTATTAGGCATTCCGTCATTTGACGCCCCTGATTATTCAGAACTATTTGCTGAGGAAAAAGAAATGATAGCCAAATTAAAGAAAGTATTCTTAATGGTGGCAGGTAGTGCTGTGCAAAAATACGGTCCCGATTTGGATTCACACCAACAACTCTTGTTAGCTGCCGCAGATATTTTAATCGAAATATACATGGCGGAAAGTACCATCCTTAGAGCTGAAAAATCAGCTAAAAAAGAGGGTGAAGAAAAGGTTAAAGAACAAATCGCCATGGCGCAATTGTATTTATACAAAGCTGTTGATATTGTAATTCAAAGAGGAAAAGAAAGCATCATTTCCTTTGCCGAAGGTGATGAACAGCGTATGATGCTTATGGGATTAAAACGTTTTACAAAATACACTAACATGCCTAATATTGTAGCATTACGCCATACTATCGCTACTAAGCTCATAAAAGAAAATCAGTATTGTTTTTAA
- a CDS encoding superoxide dismutase family protein, translating to MKKILLSIVFLVLAFVGCKSWCTSDSDKKLNLTFEAKSNSNVAGTATFIEKDGKVTLEAKFSGLTPGVHAIHIHEKSDCSAPDGTSTGGHWNPTFKNHGKWGVGQYHKGDIGNFTADKNGNGSIKFTTDEWNIGSGDPTKDILSHAIIVHQGADDFTTQPTGNAGGRVACTAIIK from the coding sequence ATGAAAAAGATTCTTCTATCAATAGTCTTTTTAGTACTAGCCTTCGTAGGTTGTAAATCTTGGTGTACTTCTGATTCTGACAAAAAACTAAACTTAACATTTGAAGCCAAAAGTAATAGTAATGTAGCGGGTACCGCAACCTTTATCGAAAAAGACGGAAAAGTTACCCTGGAAGCCAAATTCTCAGGATTGACACCAGGCGTACACGCCATTCACATTCACGAAAAATCAGATTGTTCTGCTCCTGATGGTACCTCAACTGGTGGTCACTGGAATCCCACTTTCAAAAACCATGGAAAATGGGGCGTTGGACAATACCATAAAGGCGATATCGGGAATTTTACTGCTGACAAAAACGGAAACGGTTCGATTAAATTCACTACTGACGAATGGAACATAGGTTCGGGAGACCCTACCAAAGATATCTTAAGTCATGCTATAATTGTGCACCAAGGCGCTGATGATTTTACAACCCAACCAACAGGAAATGCAGGTGGTAGAGTGGCTTGTACGGCTATCATCAAATAA
- a CDS encoding YdeI/OmpD-associated family protein: MGSIQESMRWEEAVQVALCFGWIDSTVRKIDDEKRKQRFGPRKAKSVWSKLNKTYIEKLDKEGLLHESGYTTIQIAKDNGSWESLDSVESLSLPEDLQQAFDQNKLAYTHYLAFAPSYRKSYLYWLNQAKREATRQSRINAIIDLCSKNIKSRP, encoded by the coding sequence GTGGGTAGCATTCAGGAGAGTATGCGCTGGGAAGAGGCCGTTCAGGTTGCCCTTTGTTTTGGTTGGATTGACTCAACGGTACGAAAAATTGATGATGAAAAACGTAAACAACGTTTTGGTCCCCGCAAAGCCAAAAGCGTTTGGAGTAAACTCAACAAAACCTATATCGAAAAACTCGACAAAGAAGGATTGCTACATGAAAGTGGTTATACCACCATACAAATTGCCAAAGACAACGGCTCTTGGGAATCTCTAGATAGCGTGGAATCACTCAGCCTTCCCGAAGATTTACAACAAGCCTTTGATCAAAATAAGTTGGCCTACACGCACTACCTCGCCTTTGCTCCCTCCTACCGCAAAAGCTATTTGTACTGGCTCAACCAAGCCAAACGCGAAGCAACCCGACAAAGTCGTATTAACGCCATTATCGATTTATGTTCTAAAAACATCAAATCGAGGCCTTAA
- a CDS encoding L-threonylcarbamoyladenylate synthase — MDINQEIHNAFEVIKEGGIILYPTDTVWGIGCDATNPEAIAKIYKLKQRAETQSMICLMNGEKMLYNVFKDIPEVAWQIMDLSENPTTLILDNPRNVAPNIIATDNTLGIRLVKEPFCFKLMERMKKPLVSTSANISGQPTPKSFKEISPEIVKGVDYVVNLHHDKISGKPSTIIKLTNDAQVKVIRK; from the coding sequence ATGGACATCAATCAAGAAATACACAACGCTTTTGAGGTAATTAAAGAAGGAGGTATCATTTTGTATCCTACCGATACGGTTTGGGGAATTGGTTGTGATGCGACCAATCCTGAAGCGATTGCGAAGATTTACAAGCTGAAACAAAGAGCTGAAACCCAAAGTATGATTTGCCTGATGAATGGCGAAAAAATGCTTTACAATGTATTTAAAGACATTCCTGAAGTGGCTTGGCAAATAATGGATTTATCCGAAAACCCAACGACTTTGATTTTGGACAATCCACGAAATGTAGCGCCTAATATTATTGCAACCGATAACACACTGGGAATAAGACTAGTCAAAGAACCTTTTTGTTTTAAATTGATGGAGCGAATGAAAAAACCATTGGTTTCTACCTCTGCAAATATTTCGGGCCAACCTACTCCTAAAAGTTTTAAGGAAATCAGCCCTGAAATTGTTAAGGGAGTGGACTATGTTGTAAATTTGCACCACGATAAAATTTCAGGAAAACCCTCGACCATTATCAAATTGACAAATGATGCACAGGTGAAGGTGATTAGAAAGTAG
- a CDS encoding GxxExxY protein — protein MSEVLYKEESFQIIGILFDVHRNLGGGFSEIIYEDNIDLTYYSKLLENQP, from the coding sequence ATGAGTGAAGTACTTTATAAAGAGGAAAGTTTTCAGATAATTGGAATTTTATTTGATGTGCATCGAAATTTAGGTGGTGGCTTTTCTGAAATTATATATGAAGATAATATAGATTTAACCTACTATTCAAAACTATTAGAAAATCAACCCTGA
- a CDS encoding GxxExxY protein — protein MSEVLYKEESFQIMGILFDVHRNLGGGFSEIVYKDAIEYELQQNKIPYEREKEYSVNYKTVVLNHKFYADFVLFDKIILEIKSSENLHPKHYSQCLNYLKVSNNRLAILANFNSISLEYKRIVK, from the coding sequence ATGAGTGAAGTACTTTATAAAGAAGAAAGTTTTCAGATAATGGGTATTTTATTTGATGTACATCGAAATTTAGGTGGTGGTTTTTCTGAAATTGTATATAAAGATGCTATAGAATACGAATTGCAACAGAATAAAATTCCATATGAAAGAGAAAAAGAATACTCTGTAAATTATAAAACTGTAGTTTTAAATCATAAGTTTTATGCTGATTTTGTATTATTTGACAAGATTATTTTAGAAATAAAATCAAGTGAGAATCTTCACCCAAAGCACTATTCACAATGTTTGAATTATCTCAAAGTATCTAATAATAGATTAGCTATACTAGCAAATTTTAATTCTATTTCACTTGAGTATAAACGTATTGTAAAGTAA